From the genome of Xiphophorus couchianus chromosome 15, X_couchianus-1.0, whole genome shotgun sequence:
AGAGGATTGTACAAATTATTCACAGCAGGAGGACCGATGAGTGTGCCAGcagtgactttgtttttttttcttcctgaatgAATGTATGAAGTCAAATTGATTCGCCTTTAAGAAAGTGTTGCCAGTAAACTTTTTAAGTTCTCTGcaagaaaagaaagtttttcccccccaaaatgttaaagtattacttttaaaaatagtttcataCTACAGCATTTTATGAGATCAGTAAAAACCTGAGGCATGAACAGAAAATGCGTAAAAACGTCTGACAGCATTTAtaagagctgcagtttctgtggAACTGTTTTTGCCGAGTGTTTCAGCTCAGTTTATGTGTCTTCACTGGCCAGCACCCTTCCATCATTCAGCAGTCTCTCTCTTTCCGCATCGCTGCCTTTGTCGTCCAGGTTCATCCTGGCAGCGCACCACGGTATcctggccagcagggggcggtgCAGTCCGTTGTAGAGCGCCGTGCCTGTCAGCAGGACCACAAATCCCAGAACCTGCAGGCCGTGAAACTGCTCCCAGCCCAGCGCCAGGCTCACCACCCAGATGACCAGCGTACGCAGGCTGTCCAACACCATCCGGGTGGTGGCGCTGATCTCCTTGGTGACGCTGATCCCGGCGAAGTTGAAGAAGGCGATGCTGACCGTGTTGCCCAGGAGAGCCAAAAGGATGAGGGGCTTGTATCCAATCTGACAGAAGGCGTCCAGCGCGTCCTCCAGGACCTGCCGAGGATTGTCGCTGAAGTTCCCGACGTGGATGAAGTACATGGGGATGAGCAGCAGGGAAAGGAcagcaaaaccaaacaaacctgAGGatagaaaacacacatttaatcaACCAGCTGTTTAAGTGAAATCAAATTAATCTCGGCTAAAAATTCccctaaaaaacaaaagtttttgtgACTTGAGTGGTGCATACCAAAGAAACTTGTTACAGCTGCTGAGAtcattttatcaggattttaaCACATACAGAATTTATGAAAtcaaaaggaaataataaatgattttgcAATTTATATTGTTGAATCTTTGCAGGCCTCTAACAGgttgtctttctgtttttacctCTATCAGCATTTTTATCCCTGCTGGGCCCGGCATTACAAACAGGGACTATCACCCAGGGCTTCAATTTTTGGGGGAgggtcaaagttttttttattttttatacgaATTCGGGTTTTGCAAATattgaatattacataaaactcAGAGTAttaacattttgagattttaatgaTTATGAGCAATAGTCCAGTATTTGAAAACTAATAAGCTATGGTTGAATTCTTTGGGAACAACATGGAGTTATTGGCTAGGGGACATCATGCATCAATTCATACCTGCCGATGTATAGGACTACTTCTTCATGTATTTAATTTGCATtaggaaatgtattttcttgggCACAATAGGCTGGACTTAGGCATGCAATCTCGTTGGCCATATATATGCTAATACTGTGGTCAGGCTGCCTTTCCACACATGCGGTCATTGGACTGTGAAACAGAAGTGTGTTTGTTGCAACAGGCCTACTGATAGCTGAGAGAAGACCTTGAAGGTGCATTTGTGCTTGGCTTCTCAGCTCTAAGATGATTATATAATTGCAAACAGAGGCTACATGAAATTCCATAAAGCTTACAAAGTGTCGTCAGACAAACTAATGCGTCAAGTAACAGTTCAGACGCAGTCAATACCCAGTAAATGACCAATATAaacttaaaatccaaataatcacAAATAAGTCAATTTTGGAGATAGTTTTCTTTCAGGCCTTTTGCCACGATTATCAGTAGATGACTTAGTTATCCAATTGATTCCTTgtccctgacctgtctggtATGTATTTTCGTATTCACATCACTGTCCAAAGTGCTGAATTAGTGaacttttttaaagattattatAACATCACTTTTGTTGTTGTAGCTTACTTATTAACTTGTTTACCTTCAGTTCCAACGGCTCGAAGAGGATGCACATCATGCTTGTAGACAAACTTTTCCTCCAGCACCATCTGCACCGAAACGATGATCTGAGCCATGATGATCAGGAGATCACCTGCAGAGCAGAAGGTGGActttaactgtattttaaatctaattaaaaacattttgtctttatgtaaggattttgaaaaagttttttaccTGTGATGACATCATTGAGCTTGTGGGAGTCATCTCTGTGGCCACTAACAAAGTCGGCGAGTCCCACTACCACCAGGCCGAAGATGGTGACGAAGATGCCGAGCCACTGACTGGGTGCGAGCCGACGACCCAGAAAAGCTACAGACAGGAGGCCGGTGAAGATGATGACGGCGCCGCGAAGCATCTGGAAACTGGAGGCGCTCGTCATGTTGAGAgctagaagaaaaaacacagttcTGCAAACAAGATTCTAGAATTCAATGAATGCAGATAAACTGCAAAACGttattttatccaattaataATGAAGAGAAATGAATTATTGATTCTTAATGTCTGATTGAAATTGTACATTTCCAATCAGTCTTCTTGACTGAACCAGCAAACAAACCATACGAACCAGTTCTGCTGAACTTACCAACATACATGATGGACGTGGCTGTCATGTCACACATTGCAGGAGGGAAGAAGAGTAGAGGGTTGAAGCTCTGGCCGATGTTCATTCTTGGCTCTGGGCTGCGTCTGTCATGGCACAGCAAGATGTAGAAGACGGCGAGACAACTGAACTCGCCCAGAAACATTCCCACAGCctggaaagaaagagagaaagacagattCACCGGTGATTTAATTTACTCAGCAACTGTAAGATGCACCATGTGGTTTTTAGGGacaaaaagctgcagcatgACAAAAACATATGATTCAAACATTTGAGTCCCAGTCTTATTATTCCTTACTGTTAAATAAACCAATGACATGAGCATGCTAAAAACCTCAACTGTAGTGTGTGTTAATATACACTCCATCCTATATGTATGAATCTACAAGTGGTGTTTTAGATGCTGCAGTGTCAGTTTTCTGTGACAATATTTTGTCCCAAAAGCAGTTTCTACAGGAAagcattgtgtttttaaagttatatatGTTTCTGCAGATGGAGCCATAATCTTTTGTATACTTAAATCTCACTTCTGCTGACAATGTTTCCCTGCACAGCAGTTTACTGAAGTGGCTAATGCTAGCATTTTTCCGCTCTATTTTGATGTGACTTGTTGATATTTCTTAACATATTTCTTTGTGGTTCCCAGGTATTCCGTTGTGATAATACTTTACAGAAGAAGTTGTTCTCCTGCCTCATTTATGAGGTTACACTGGCCAATAGTCCAGTGTAAATCTCACTTTGACTGTGAACAGAATTTCAAAAGGTGGAAAAGACCTACACCGCTCAGTAAACACTGATTCTTCAGTGCAGAAGAAGATAATAAGTACAATAAGTTGAAAATACTTCAGATAGACAACCAGTTTATATTTGACACTTTTATACATACGTATGTGCCCATTTCTGTGAATACAAATTTCAATCATCTCTGCtataaaatgttgtaatttaaagCATATTACTGTACCTGTACAAATGGATGGGAAAAGGCGTGTTCagggttaccatggcaacccTTTGCTGAGAACATGTCAGCCCATctgtcagagaaaaacacatcatGCAGATTGATTATTGACACATGAGTAACGGAAAGCATGACAGCGGCGAATGTTTCGACTAGACttcaaaagtttacaaaagATGTCAGGAAGCAAATCCAGTAAAAAATAATGTCTGCCATATAAGCAAGAATGTCCCAGTGGATGACAGCAGGCCAGACTCACTGCAAAGGCAGACAAAATGGTGATGACGTTGCATTTTACTTGTGCGGTTAATGAGTGCTTAGGTCGGCATAAAGCCTTTGGCTAGTCACAAGAAGCATGACTGACATGTGAGAGTCCTGTCTTCACATGTCAGTCAAGATTCAAATGCTTGTTTGAAATCTATTAAACTCAGATCAAAATCTACAATAATCTTCTGTTTTACAGTGTCACTTTGCTTTTACATATGTTTCTACAGCACTTAAAACAAGATGCAAGCAGCGGCAGAATGACTGAGCGGCTATCTCTGCTGCCAGGAAGCGGCTCTGTGACAGGTAAGCTATCATGTGACTGTAGTGAAATCTAGCCTGTAAGTAGCAGAGTTTCCCTCTGAGCAACATAACAGtgcagggattttttttgttgttcttttagaaGCTAGTATCGTTTTTCAATAGAACACGACACGAGGAAATGGAAGCGAGAGACAGGAAGGATAACGCTGACATCACAAAATATTGGAGAAGTTAAAAAAGCCAAATGTTGGGTTTCACCAATGTGATGTACTTTCTATAGGTTCCTATAGGAAAagatgatttaatatttaaaaacagaattgttGATCATATGCACTTCACTTTCAGGCTTACTCAAGAAAACCGGATTATTCTATGACTTTAGATTACCCTCCTATCTGAAAAACGCATGTCTGTCACATTTGAAACTCTACACTCAGACTGCAAATGAGGCTTTTCTAGTCAAAGTTCCTTCTTTAGCCTCAGATTTAAGTTTTATGCCCAATCAGTAACAATCAAGACACATTTCAGTCCTGCTTCATAAACAAATGAAGCAAAAgttcacttttgttttaattcactttctattttaataatgctgaaatcaaaaatgttatttttacaacagTTCTAAAGAGAAGAGTTTAAGCTTAATGTAACAACTAAATGATTAACTAAGACAAAGAAACTGAAGGCATAAAACACGTTTCAGTAGAATATTTCATAGTTTGTTGTTTGAATAAATTGGAATTTATCATTTTgcctctgttttaatttttcttttagtgcAAAATGTATTCTTGCTATATAAATCTTTAATAACAAAAtagtaattaaatattaattattttctactCTAGTTATTACAAGTGATTTCTGATTAGGAATGCGCTAATTTTGTTTGGATGATGACAAACTTATTAAATaggctaaaaaaataaagcatacttgtaatttattaaaaagcagaacacaaaaaacaatactATACAAAGGAATTTTGGAAGGTAGTAAATATTagtcattaaaataattaaactttagtTAGATTAGTTCACAAATGTAATTTTCGATAATCTTTTAACtcttttctttaagaaaaataaaatgtatttatctaaGTGAATAAAGACCtgtaaaatgtacataatttcCACTcaaaagtaataattaaaatttagcgaactaaaacataaatgcaaattctagcattttgttttattgttggatATTATGCTTGATACTGAGCATTTTACGACCAAATGACAGCAAGTCATGCGTTGACCTCACTGTACCATATAGTTAGCAAAGCAAGGCTATTCATTTGAAGCCCTGAGAAGTAAGATATATTTCATCGTGCTTTATTCAGCACAGGTGCCTTATTTTATCTCAGAAGAGATCAGTTCTGATTTAGACGTCTGATTTATGGTGAACAAAAAACTGGGTCGTTTGTTTCTCATTAGCAACCGTTTCCTGTCAACACCTTATCAACAGGAACATCTGGGTCAATATTTCACCGCCTGCTGATGCTTTTTACACAAGCTTCTTAATAGACAACGTTGTTTGGGACCTAGCTTGACAACAAGATGAAGTATTTTACCATTTGGCGTCAACAGCTAACGGCTAGCTAGATCTGTGTtgttaagaaaacaaactgaaacacgACTTAATGTAGGAAACAGGTGATAACGACTAATTCACGTAGATAAAACGGAAGAAAATAAGCGTTGAATTTATTATGTTGTTATAACCTGATTTAAGTTATTCGGGTATACTGTAATTAACTAACTATAAACACATAAcactgttttgaaaaaaaataaaataaaataaaacaaagttacatttactcactTTGCGGATAAGGTGTTGATGGAGCCAGTTGTGAGCATCAGCCCCGCCAAGAACAACTGATATTTTGTCCACGCCATGTTGGAGGATGGAAACGAACCTGTAACACAACCACCGAGCTGTGTGCTCTCTTTAAAGGGAGCCCGGTTGTTTATTCTTGCACTTTCCGCATATTCTCCGCTGTCTATGAACACCACATGACAGCTCACAGTCAGCTGACCTAACGGCGTGCTGCCTTCACGGACGTCCGGAAATGACGGATAGCAGAAACTCACTTGAAGTGACTGAAAACTGCAACTCTGATTATTGATGCCTACCAAGATGGGGGGTTTTTGTGTGCTTATATTTCACTACTAAATACTACAATTGAGCAAAAtaactgcaaaagtattcataccagTCACaccatttcacattttgtggtTTAATATGTTCCACGTGCGTCGAAGTTGGTAGAAAAGGATTTAATATtcatcttattttgtttttacaaatcaaaaatagaaatatttagattagaTTCATCCCTCCATCTACctgttttgcacatttagaaGATGAAATATCTGTCAGctaccagagcaccttctttcACATGTTGGCCTTTCATGGCCTGTGGCAAACTACAAATCAGtccttttaatgtcattttttcaaGAACAGCTTTTTTCGCCATTCTTTCATACAAGTCCAATTTGATTCTCAGCCGAGTTGTGGACTTCTGCAGCTCCTCAAGAATTACCACAGCCCTCTTCGTAACTTCTTTTATGATCTCATTGCCCAGCATATCAGATTAAATAGCCACCTCCTGGttggttttcatgttttagttttagttataTTATCTGCTCCTATTACTGATGTTGTTAGGTTTCCTTGTCATTTATTAGAccagaaaataagcaaaataaataaagacctGAAACATGTCAGGACCTTGCCTGATATGTTTCAGGTAACGCCCTTGGGCCATGACTCTTTGGGTACACACCTATCATTAACCCATAACTTCAGTAAGAACTTTCTCACAACTGCTTTTAAACTACgtttaaactgtaaaactaaGAAATACAGAACATTGTTCCAATTCTTTATGAATTTACAAACTGATGACTGATGTTtgccatctaaaaaaaaaacctaaactttAACAATTCAGAAATCtacatattttacaaacatgttttatgttccTCTCACTTTTTTGGTGGGCTATTGGGCATCCTGTTTCTGAggaagattaaattaaatagtATGAAGAAGCAGAACGACAATCTGTTTCGTTTTGCTGCTAGCCATTTTCAGGCTAGCAATGCTAGCAATGCTagcctgaaaatgttttattttccacaatTGATTTTAGTTGAAGTAATTAATCACTAATTTGAGTTTACTTCATTCTTTAAATTTATTCtctaaaattttaataattacaaattaataaatctgcatttgatgaaaaattaaacaCCATTGGCTTTAAGttcaaaatcatattttttagtattcaaaatattttaatggctGATCCTATAAAACTAGATTTTAGACATTCTTTTTACATCTGCATGCATCGACAGAACACTGCAGAGGAGGAAAATAATGGTGAGTGGACAGCAGGTGGAGTCAAAGTCTAAGGAACCATCAGGTCTGAAAGTGGGACCACAGTATTTTCTTCCCCTGTGTGGCCTCACGTGGTTTAAAATTAGAACACAAATTCTACTTTCCATCTGGAAGTGGCATTTTATGAGGTCAGTCTGAGGCTTTCTGAACCACACAAAGAACAGGTTATCATTCAATGAGGGTTTAAGGTAATTCAGTAACTACTAgtgaataaaaagtcatttaaatgagtataaaaaaaaaacaacctttgcCCGGATGCTTGACCTGCCCCTGTTTTGAATTCAGCACTGACGTTGCTTTAGAGATATTTTCAGTTTCGTGCCTCTGGTGTTAGAGAGTGCTAAAAAGGACTCCTAGTGTTTTCACAGACAACATATGAGAACAAGAAGTCATTGGCTGATACTTCTTGTGAAGTGTGTCATCTCTTCTCAGGAAACAGCACTAAAAGCTCCAGGCCCCTTTCACTGTCACATTTAATAGTCATAACcgataaaaattaaaattagccCATGACACCTAAAAGTTACAGGGTTCCTGTTCGTCTACATGCTGTTGTATGAAATTGTAACATTAAAATCTGAGCCTCAGTTATTGTAATGCATTTTAACCAGAATATGGAAGTTTCACCTTCAAgggtttttctgtttgcttcctGCTCAGTAAACTGGAATACATCTTAGTTCAGTGGAAAGAGACAAAAGCAACCTTTGTCAGTCCTTTTCCAtaggaaaaatatttcagtagactttttttttaaatgtaccaaATTACACTTTCCTGTTTTGAtgaaatataaactaaaaaaaacaagaacaatccTATATTTATTAAGTCTCttaataaagaaatgttcaTGTATCAATGTTTAAACTATTTGTTTCATCTGTGGAAAAGAAAGGAATTTAATTGCACTTTAACAGCAAAATCAACCAGATTTTACACATTaagcaaaatatattaaaaacaatgtttttgtagaaaataaattaggacaTCCTATTCCatttagctgaaataaataagcTCATTGTAGTCATCTACCACTCTCTGAGGAAACTTGATCTCACTCCTCACTTTCAGCTGTGAGATATTTGAGGGATTTCTTGCATTTAGAGCTGGTTTTAAGTTAACACACATCATCTCAATTAGCTTGACGGCTGGACTTCGACAAAGCCCAAGActttaatttcagtttcttAATTTCTCTTAATTCTCAACCAGACCTTAATATATCCTTAATATATTTGGGTCATTGTCGTGTTACAGGgtccacttctgcttttttaaaacattgttattTCCTTGTTATTCTCAAGTACCTTCCAATAAACAGTAGATGGTATGCTGACCAGGTTCTGCAGCAGTAAACCATCCCCAAACCATGACATTTCCAGCTCCGTGCTTCACAGCTGGCATGATGTTCTAATTCTAGAGTTTATGCCAAACATATCCTCTGTTCTGGCGTACAAATATTTTGAATCAAtccagtaaaatattatttgagaACTCCTGGTCATTATCTGCATTCTCACAGATAAACTTGAGTCtagcctttatttgtttttagcgAAGGTTTCCTCCATACACATCTCCTTTTATAGTTATACTTGTGCAGCAAGACAATGTACATGGCGAAATCTGAAGCAATGTTGTAGGTAGGGAGTGCTGTTGCCCCCTTGTGGATGACAAATGACACACATGTTGagaaatataaagtaaaatcaaaagactaaaagtcaaaatatacagaagaggattagggccacagaaaaaaaaataattctgactttaaagtcagaattcttttgttttttcggTGGCCACTCATAATGCATAAAGCACAAGGCAGAAAAGTAGCCAACAAGGAGCAAATTTCAATCTCATTTCAAGAAAAACTCTTTGTGGAAAATCTGTTACCACGGCTACGAAGAAGCATTACATGTAAACAGTTAATGGGTTAAGTGAGTTTCATGGTCTACTTGATATAATGTGGTTATCTGACTCCAATAAATAATGTCTTTCAGCAGAAGGTCACTGtagtgattttgttttgatcaaagattGCATAAATCATATTCCAAAAGAATCTTCTCcttacaaaagaaacaacagtCAGAACCATACTTAATAAACACCAAATCTAATGTAaagtcttttgaaaataatgtttctgtcactgtgtttttgttgttgtttacttgtttttttgtttgtttgtttgttttttttagaa
Proteins encoded in this window:
- the slc35f6 gene encoding solute carrier family 35 member F6; this translates as MAWTKYQLFLAGLMLTTGSINTLSAKWADMFSAKGCHGNPEHAFSHPFVQAVGMFLGEFSCLAVFYILLCHDRRSPEPRMNIGQSFNPLLFFPPAMCDMTATSIMYVALNMTSASSFQMLRGAVIIFTGLLSVAFLGRRLAPSQWLGIFVTIFGLVVVGLADFVSGHRDDSHKLNDVITGDLLIIMAQIIVSVQMVLEEKFVYKHDVHPLRAVGTEGLFGFAVLSLLLIPMYFIHVGNFSDNPRQVLEDALDAFCQIGYKPLILLALLGNTVSIAFFNFAGISVTKEISATTRMVLDSLRTLVIWVVSLALGWEQFHGLQVLGFVVLLTGTALYNGLHRPLLARIPWCAARMNLDDKGSDAERERLLNDGRVLASEDT